In one window of Xiphophorus hellerii strain 12219 chromosome 23, Xiphophorus_hellerii-4.1, whole genome shotgun sequence DNA:
- the phf6 gene encoding PHD finger protein 6 isoform X2 yields MSGQRRGAAARLPKCAFCKSSRDKECGQLLVSDSQKVAAHHKCMLFSSALVTSHSDSENIGGFSVDDVKKEIKRGSKLMCSSCHRPGATIGCDVKTCRRTYHYFCAVNDKAQIKENPSQGIYLVYCRKHRDASQDDIQDAEEEGVANDSDSSPPQSRGRGRFEKSRAKVTSRGQSEETRSTSSSQAADEESSSHRDRSPLRASLGDGGQRCGFCHAGDEENETRGVLHTDNSKKVAAHYKCMLFSSGTVQLTTTSRAEFGNFDVKTVIQEIKRGKRMKCTLCSQLGATIGCEIKACVKTYHYHCGLQDKAKYIENMARGIYKLYCKNHSGNEERDEEDEERESRSRERAAIGHGGTPATQVNGN; encoded by the exons ATGTCCGGGCAGAGGAGAGGAGCCGCAGCACGGCTGCCCAAATGTGCCTTCTGCAAGAGCAGCCGGGACAAGGAGTGCGGCCAGCTGCTGGTGTCCGACAGCCAGAAGGTGGCAGCCCACCACAAGTGCATG CTGTTTTCTTCGGCTCTGGTTACGTCACACTCAGACAGCGAAAACATCGGAGGGTTTTCCGTCGATGATGTAAAAAAGGAGATCAAGAGGGGAAGCAAACTG ATGTGCTCCTCCTGTCACCGGCCGGGCGCAACCATCGGCTGCGACGTCAAGACGTGCCGGAGGACGTATCACTATTTCTGCGCGGTGAACGACAAAGCCCAGATCAAAGAGAACCCGTCGCAGGGGATTTATCT CGTTTACTGTCGCAAACACCGGGATGCGTCTCAGGATGATATTCAAG ATGCAGAAGAGGAAGGCGTGGCCAACGACTCGGACTCGTCTCCTCCGCAGAGTCGAGGCAGGGGCAGATTCGAGAAAAGCCGAGCTAAGGTGACGTCCCGCGGCCAGTCGGAAGAAACCCGCTCCACTTCCTCCTCACAGGCTGCCGACGAGGAGAGCTCCTCCCAC CGGGACAGGTCACCGCTTCGAGCCAGCCTGGGAGACGGCGGCCAGCGCTGTGGCTTCTGCCACGCAGGCGACGAGGAAAACGAAACAAGAGGCGTGCTGCACACGGATAACTCCAAGAAAGTGGCCGCACACTACAAGTGCATG CTTTTCTCGTCGGGGACGGTGCAGCTCACGACTACATCGCGGGCCGAGTTTGGCAACTTCGACGTAAAAACGGTCATCCAGGAAATCAAGAGAGGCAAAAGAATG aaatGCACACTGTGCAGTCAGCTGGGTGCTACTATTGGGTGTGAAATTAAAGCCTGTGTGAAGACCTACCACTACCACTGTGGGCTACAGGACAAGGCAAAGTACATAGAAAACATGGCCCGCGGCATTTACAA ACTCTACTGTAAGAACCACAGCGGGAACGAGGAGCGGGACGAGGAGGACGAGGAGCGAGAGAGCCGTAGCAGAGAGAGGGCAGCGATCGGCCACGGAGGAACACCGGCGACGCAAGTAAACGGCAACTAG
- the phf6 gene encoding PHD finger protein 6 isoform X1, which yields MSGQRRGAAARLPKCAFCKSSRDKECGQLLVSDSQKVAAHHKCMLFSSALVTSHSDSENIGGFSVDDVKKEIKRGSKLMCSSCHRPGATIGCDVKTCRRTYHYFCAVNDKAQIKENPSQGIYLVYCRKHRDASQDDIQADAEEEGVANDSDSSPPQSRGRGRFEKSRAKVTSRGQSEETRSTSSSQAADEESSSHRDRSPLRASLGDGGQRCGFCHAGDEENETRGVLHTDNSKKVAAHYKCMLFSSGTVQLTTTSRAEFGNFDVKTVIQEIKRGKRMKCTLCSQLGATIGCEIKACVKTYHYHCGLQDKAKYIENMARGIYKLYCKNHSGNEERDEEDEERESRSRERAAIGHGGTPATQVNGN from the exons ATGTCCGGGCAGAGGAGAGGAGCCGCAGCACGGCTGCCCAAATGTGCCTTCTGCAAGAGCAGCCGGGACAAGGAGTGCGGCCAGCTGCTGGTGTCCGACAGCCAGAAGGTGGCAGCCCACCACAAGTGCATG CTGTTTTCTTCGGCTCTGGTTACGTCACACTCAGACAGCGAAAACATCGGAGGGTTTTCCGTCGATGATGTAAAAAAGGAGATCAAGAGGGGAAGCAAACTG ATGTGCTCCTCCTGTCACCGGCCGGGCGCAACCATCGGCTGCGACGTCAAGACGTGCCGGAGGACGTATCACTATTTCTGCGCGGTGAACGACAAAGCCCAGATCAAAGAGAACCCGTCGCAGGGGATTTATCT CGTTTACTGTCGCAAACACCGGGATGCGTCTCAGGATGATATTCAAG CAGATGCAGAAGAGGAAGGCGTGGCCAACGACTCGGACTCGTCTCCTCCGCAGAGTCGAGGCAGGGGCAGATTCGAGAAAAGCCGAGCTAAGGTGACGTCCCGCGGCCAGTCGGAAGAAACCCGCTCCACTTCCTCCTCACAGGCTGCCGACGAGGAGAGCTCCTCCCAC CGGGACAGGTCACCGCTTCGAGCCAGCCTGGGAGACGGCGGCCAGCGCTGTGGCTTCTGCCACGCAGGCGACGAGGAAAACGAAACAAGAGGCGTGCTGCACACGGATAACTCCAAGAAAGTGGCCGCACACTACAAGTGCATG CTTTTCTCGTCGGGGACGGTGCAGCTCACGACTACATCGCGGGCCGAGTTTGGCAACTTCGACGTAAAAACGGTCATCCAGGAAATCAAGAGAGGCAAAAGAATG aaatGCACACTGTGCAGTCAGCTGGGTGCTACTATTGGGTGTGAAATTAAAGCCTGTGTGAAGACCTACCACTACCACTGTGGGCTACAGGACAAGGCAAAGTACATAGAAAACATGGCCCGCGGCATTTACAA ACTCTACTGTAAGAACCACAGCGGGAACGAGGAGCGGGACGAGGAGGACGAGGAGCGAGAGAGCCGTAGCAGAGAGAGGGCAGCGATCGGCCACGGAGGAACACCGGCGACGCAAGTAAACGGCAACTAG
- the cab39l1 gene encoding calcium binding protein 39, like 1: MPFPFGKSQKNPAEIVRSLKENVAHMEKLDAADSKKCEKVAEEVSKNLASLKEVLSGTGDKEPQTEAVAQLAQELYNTNLLIALIANLQKIDFEGKKDVVHLFSNIVRRQIGSRTPTVEYISTHPEILFMLLKGYESPEVALNCGMMLRECLRHEPLARSVLFSEDFYCFFLYVELSTFDIASDAFASFKDLLTRHKMMCADFLENNYDRVFTEYEKLLHSDNYVTKRQSLKLLGELLLDRHNFTVMTNYISRAENLKLMMNLLRDNSRNIQFEAFHVFKVFVANPNKTQPVLDILLKNQAKLVDFLSHFQTDRSEDEQFCDEKNYLIKQIRDLKRPTASEES, translated from the exons ATGCCTTTTCCTTTCGGAAAGTCCCAGAAGAATCCAGCTGAAATAGTCAGGAGTTTGAAGGAGAATGTTGCACACATGGAGAAGTTGGATGCTGCAGACAGCAAAAAGTGTGAAAAG GTTGCAGAAGAAGTGTCCAAAAACCTTGCTTCCCTGAAGGAGGTGCTGAGTGGGACAGGGGACAAGGAGCCTCAAACTGAAGCTGTGGCCCAACTGGCGCAAGAATTATACAACACCAACCTTCTCATCGCACTCATCGCAAACCTGCAGAAGATTGATTTCGAG GGCAAGAAGGATGTGGTCCATTTGTTCAGCAATATTGTGAGACGTCAGATTGGCAGCCGCACACCCACCGTCGAATACATCTCCACGCACCCAGAAATCCTCTTCATGCTTCTGAAAGG ATACGAGAGCCCAGAAGTGGCTCTGAACTGCGGCATGATGTTGAGAGAGTGTCTGCGTCACGAGCCGCTGGCCCGGTCGGTGCTCTTCTCCGAGGATTTCTACTGCTTCTTCCTTTACGTGGAGCTCTCCACCTTCGACATCGCCTCGGACGCCTTCGCCTCTTTCAAG GATCTTCTCACAAGACACAAGATGATGTGTGCGGATTTTCTGGAGAACAACTATGACAGG GTGTTCACGGAGTACGAAAAACTGCTGCATTCTGATAACTACGTCACCAAGCGGCAGTCTTTAAAG CTCCTCGGGGAACTCCTGCTGGATAGACACAACTTCACTGTCATGACAAATTACATCAGTCGAGCAGAGAACTTGAAGCTGATGATGAACCTCCTGCGAGACAACAGCCGCAACATCCAGTTTGAAGCATTCCACGTCTTTAAG gtTTTTGTTGCAAACCCAAACAAGACGCAGCCAGTACTAGACATCCTGCTGAAGAACCAGGCCAAGCTGGTGGACTTCCTGAGCCACTTCCAGACGGACCGGTCCGAAGACGAGCAGTTCTGCGACGAGAAGAACTACCTGATCAAGCAGATCCGAGACCTGAAGAGACCGACCGCATCCGAGGAGTCTTAG